In Halobacteriovorax marinus SJ, the following proteins share a genomic window:
- a CDS encoding amino acid ABC transporter substrate-binding protein — MKIIFTFLLLTSLSWASTISEIKKRGHLNCGVSEGLTGFSIPNEKGEWKGFDVDICKAIAVAIFNDTQKVKFIPTSLGERFNSLAKKQIDILSRNTSRTFSREVTRDIEFAPVVYFDTQGILVSKRSKIKKIKDLDNKKICVKNNTTTQQNLIDYFKHHNLRLRQVRFDNNDQLVLGFLKKRCIALTSDVTTLISEKNHFQNSKSFTLLSERIEKEPLAPVILSGDRRWKNLVDWTIYSLIWAEELGVSSSNIEAMKTSADPRVKRFFGEGFNFEKMLGVSNGWTGNIISKIGNYSEVFHRNLGRDSNLKIPRGLNSLWKDGGILYSPPMK; from the coding sequence ATGAAAATTATCTTTACCTTTTTACTACTTACTTCTCTTAGTTGGGCCTCCACTATTTCTGAAATAAAAAAGCGCGGACACTTAAACTGTGGTGTAAGTGAAGGGCTAACAGGCTTCTCTATTCCCAATGAAAAAGGTGAGTGGAAGGGCTTTGATGTGGATATCTGCAAGGCCATTGCTGTCGCTATTTTTAATGACACTCAAAAAGTTAAATTTATTCCAACTTCCCTAGGGGAGAGGTTTAACTCTTTGGCCAAGAAGCAAATTGATATTCTAAGTAGAAATACCTCGAGAACCTTTTCAAGAGAGGTTACAAGAGATATTGAGTTTGCCCCCGTTGTTTACTTTGATACTCAGGGAATATTAGTTTCGAAGAGATCAAAGATTAAGAAAATTAAAGATCTCGATAATAAGAAAATTTGTGTAAAGAATAATACGACCACACAACAGAACTTAATAGATTACTTCAAGCATCACAATCTACGACTTAGACAAGTTCGCTTCGATAATAATGATCAATTAGTATTAGGTTTTTTAAAGAAGCGCTGTATTGCTCTCACTTCTGATGTGACGACATTAATTTCTGAGAAAAATCACTTTCAAAATTCAAAAAGTTTTACTCTCTTATCTGAGCGAATTGAAAAAGAACCTCTTGCCCCTGTCATTTTATCTGGCGATAGAAGATGGAAGAACCTAGTTGATTGGACTATTTATAGTTTAATTTGGGCAGAGGAATTAGGTGTTAGCTCATCTAATATTGAAGCAATGAAAACAAGCGCTGACCCTAGAGTGAAGCGCTTCTTTGGGGAGGGCTTCAATTTTGAGAAAATGCTTGGTGTCTCAAATGGGTGGACGGGAAATATCATTTCTAAGATTGGGAATTACTCTGAGGTTTTTCACCGAAACCTAGGGCGCGATAGCAATCTAAAAATCCCACGCGGACTTAACTCTCTTTGGAAAGATGGTGGTATTCTCTATTCTCCGCCAATGAAGTAA
- a CDS encoding alpha-ketoglutarate-dependent dioxygenase AlkB family protein, with amino-acid sequence MERWWYSLFSANEVSMGQGSFVFESEVESFLDGMIEYYPNFFKDDEFSYLKEKLNWRKDLITIFGKTNPIPRLHCWYGDQGINYEYSNIHLPRNDWSSELIKIKDEIEEKVSTRFNGMLANYYRDGSDYVSWHSDDEKSLGPNPTIACASFGGPRVFSLKNRKSGELIKINLQGRSLLIMHPPTQREWLHQIPKSKVFEDERISLTFRFVHQ; translated from the coding sequence TTGGAAAGATGGTGGTATTCTCTATTCTCCGCCAATGAAGTAAGTATGGGTCAGGGAAGCTTTGTCTTTGAGAGTGAAGTAGAATCTTTCTTAGATGGTATGATCGAATACTATCCAAACTTTTTTAAAGATGATGAGTTTTCCTATTTAAAAGAGAAGCTTAATTGGAGGAAGGATTTAATTACAATCTTTGGTAAAACAAATCCTATTCCTAGGTTACACTGCTGGTATGGCGACCAAGGTATTAATTACGAGTATTCCAATATTCATCTTCCTCGCAATGATTGGTCAAGTGAGTTAATTAAAATCAAAGATGAGATAGAAGAAAAGGTAAGCACTCGCTTTAATGGAATGCTTGCGAATTACTATAGAGATGGTAGCGACTATGTCTCTTGGCACAGTGATGATGAGAAGAGTCTTGGGCCAAATCCAACCATTGCCTGTGCTAGTTTTGGAGGACCGAGAGTTTTCTCCCTTAAGAATAGAAAGTCAGGTGAGTTAATTAAAATAAATCTACAGGGACGAAGCCTGCTCATAATGCACCCTCCAACACAAAGAGAGTGGCTCCATCAAATTCCTAAATCCAAAGTATTTGAAGATGAGAGAATTAGTTTAACATTTCGTTTTGTTCACCAATAA
- a CDS encoding MerR family transcriptional regulator, with translation MGKYNIKIASNLSGVGTHTLRAWEKRYLAVVPARSSTGRRLYSDDDIEKLQILNELCALGNSIGSIANKDISELKSLLSKMGKTRVVTKREKFKVSSSVEVNNSLKKVLEAIGNYQIEVLSKEIGILKNSLSSRDLALKILSPLLEELRHRVELKKLSIAQEHALLSMVKFHVGDIIYESYENKSKNPNSLSIATPSGELDEFDIILFSLLCSHYGVKFYYLGSNLPLAPLIDATKSFEANIILLSIRSDKSKSYIEQLHKKLDLDCSLWVSGAQKISDSQVSSSENFRSITDLFHLDTCLKELGQS, from the coding sequence ATGGGTAAATACAATATTAAAATTGCCTCAAACTTATCTGGAGTTGGAACTCACACATTGAGAGCTTGGGAGAAGCGCTATCTTGCAGTTGTTCCTGCTAGAAGTTCTACCGGCAGAAGACTCTATAGTGATGACGATATTGAAAAGCTCCAAATCTTAAATGAGCTCTGCGCCCTAGGCAATAGTATTGGATCCATTGCAAATAAAGATATCTCCGAATTAAAGTCCCTACTTTCAAAGATGGGAAAAACTAGAGTTGTAACAAAGAGAGAAAAATTCAAAGTAAGCTCTTCTGTCGAAGTGAATAACTCTCTTAAAAAAGTTTTAGAGGCCATTGGAAATTATCAAATAGAGGTCTTATCCAAGGAAATTGGAATTTTAAAAAACTCATTAAGCTCTAGAGACTTAGCGCTAAAAATCCTCTCTCCTCTCTTAGAAGAATTAAGACATAGAGTGGAGCTTAAAAAACTCTCTATTGCTCAAGAGCACGCTCTATTATCGATGGTAAAGTTTCATGTGGGCGATATCATTTATGAGAGCTACGAGAATAAGAGCAAGAATCCAAACTCCCTCTCTATTGCTACACCTAGTGGTGAGTTAGATGAATTTGATATTATCTTATTTTCTCTTTTGTGTTCTCACTACGGAGTAAAGTTCTACTACCTAGGATCTAATCTTCCATTGGCACCACTTATAGATGCAACAAAGTCATTTGAAGCAAATATTATTCTCCTATCAATTCGATCTGATAAATCAAAGAGCTATATAGAACAGCTACATAAGAAATTAGATTTAGATTGTAGTCTGTGGGTGAGTGGAGCTCAGAAGATTTCAGACTCACAAGTTTCATCTAGTGAAAACTTTAGATCAATTACTGATTTATTTCACTTAGACACTTGTTTAAAAGAGCTTGGACAAAGCTAA
- a CDS encoding tRNA-uridine aminocarboxypropyltransferase, which translates to MSREYCPKCEKALGGCICKYATEVANDSFITILRHPSEIKNIKGTAGILKLSLQRIRLIDSEIFEKDDVLLKDFENILIYPSESSCELTQMNFSKNKSYNFIFIDGTWKKAFKIFQLNSFLSEIPCIHLELERVSSYSKIRKQREGGFSTLEAVTEVLSFVDNTPLENLENNFKSFINDLSKFTDS; encoded by the coding sequence ATGAGTCGTGAATATTGTCCCAAATGTGAAAAGGCCCTTGGGGGTTGTATTTGTAAGTATGCAACTGAAGTTGCAAATGACTCATTTATAACAATTCTAAGACACCCAAGTGAAATTAAAAATATAAAAGGGACAGCTGGTATTTTAAAGCTATCACTACAAAGAATTCGTCTCATAGACTCAGAGATTTTCGAGAAAGATGATGTCTTATTGAAAGACTTTGAAAATATCTTAATTTATCCGAGTGAGTCTTCGTGTGAGCTTACACAAATGAACTTCTCCAAAAATAAATCTTATAATTTTATCTTCATAGATGGAACTTGGAAAAAGGCCTTTAAGATATTTCAACTTAACTCGTTCTTGAGTGAAATTCCCTGCATTCATTTAGAATTAGAAAGAGTTTCCAGTTATTCAAAAATTAGAAAACAAAGAGAGGGTGGCTTTAGTACACTTGAGGCCGTGACAGAAGTTCTTTCCTTTGTAGACAATACTCCACTAGAGAATTTAGAAAATAATTTTAAGTCTTTTATAAATGATCTAAGTAAATTTACTGATTCTTAA
- a CDS encoding endonuclease I family protein: protein MNLKTIVFLSAILINFHALAALKDFNYYPSKLIQQIESNSLSSDQLKEELFKVMSYYHIRTEDKDLITSKCLKNQKCYSQKRSISYKAARIELFGNLHLEKDYRGRHFVKDLYCENNYGSNYGVGPGKIPSSSVMNCEHTWPQSKFNPSMSKSLQKTDLHHLYPVNNRANSSRGNHMFAEVNGRVINENCDSSLRGNAIGTSLTAFEPPASHKGNVARAMFYFSVRFKLPIDEIQERYLRNWNQEDPVDNEERERNQKIFEYQNNRNPFIDQPDLISTINDF from the coding sequence ATGAACTTAAAAACTATAGTGTTTTTGTCTGCAATTTTAATCAACTTTCATGCTTTAGCGGCATTGAAAGACTTTAACTACTACCCTAGTAAACTCATTCAACAAATTGAAAGCAACTCTCTAAGTTCCGATCAATTGAAAGAAGAGCTTTTTAAGGTCATGAGCTATTATCATATAAGAACAGAAGATAAAGACCTCATCACAAGTAAATGTCTTAAGAATCAAAAGTGCTACTCGCAAAAGAGAAGTATCTCTTATAAAGCTGCAAGAATAGAGCTTTTTGGAAATCTACATTTAGAGAAAGATTATAGAGGAAGACATTTTGTAAAAGATCTTTACTGTGAAAATAATTATGGAAGTAACTATGGTGTAGGCCCAGGAAAGATACCTTCTTCATCTGTTATGAACTGTGAACACACGTGGCCGCAGAGTAAGTTCAATCCAAGCATGAGTAAATCACTTCAAAAAACAGATCTTCACCACCTCTATCCTGTCAACAATAGGGCCAATAGCTCAAGAGGCAATCATATGTTTGCCGAAGTCAATGGTAGGGTTATCAATGAAAATTGTGATTCTTCACTTAGAGGAAATGCTATAGGTACAAGCCTGACTGCATTTGAACCTCCAGCTTCTCATAAAGGGAATGTTGCTAGGGCCATGTTCTACTTCTCAGTTAGATTCAAATTACCTATTGATGAGATTCAAGAGCGCTATCTAAGAAATTGGAATCAAGAAGATCCAGTTGACAACGAAGAGCGCGAGAGAAATCAGAAAATATTTGAATATCAAAATAATAGAAATCCTTTTATTGATCAGCCAGATCTCATAAGTACCATTAATGATTTTTAA
- a CDS encoding 3-oxoacyl-ACP synthase III family protein produces the protein MSYNSRITGVGSYVPPQIYKNSDIEEMMDTSNEWIIQRTGIEQRHWVDENTSTSDLALEASKIAIKDAGLEASDIDMIVFATLSPDHDFPGTGCFLQAKLGIEDVTAFDIRQQCTGFLYGLSMADKFVQSGSHKNVLVVGAEVHSKGLDKTPNGRAVSVLFGDGAGAVVVSRTEVKDKTKDPHIMTTNLHADGSYAKELWVAAPGSAVGPDRMSHALVDEGLHFPFMNGKTVFVHAVKRMAETLMLSCKEMGVGIEDVDLFLFHQANLRINSKVAEVLKIPEDKIFNTIQKYGNTTAATIPLGMHDAIKANKLKKGMLVASAAFGSGFTWASGLWRY, from the coding sequence ATGAGCTACAATAGTAGAATTACAGGAGTTGGTTCTTACGTTCCACCACAGATTTATAAGAATTCAGACATTGAAGAGATGATGGATACATCTAATGAATGGATTATTCAAAGGACTGGAATTGAACAAAGACATTGGGTTGATGAAAACACGAGCACTTCAGACTTAGCTCTTGAGGCTTCAAAAATTGCTATTAAAGATGCAGGTCTTGAGGCCAGCGATATAGATATGATTGTATTTGCAACTTTAAGTCCCGATCACGACTTTCCGGGAACAGGTTGTTTTCTTCAGGCAAAATTAGGAATTGAAGATGTGACAGCATTTGATATTCGTCAACAGTGTACTGGTTTCCTCTATGGGCTAAGTATGGCAGATAAATTTGTTCAGTCAGGTAGCCATAAGAATGTTCTAGTTGTCGGAGCTGAAGTACATTCAAAGGGACTAGATAAGACTCCAAATGGTAGAGCAGTTTCAGTTTTATTTGGAGATGGAGCAGGTGCGGTTGTTGTTTCGCGTACCGAAGTTAAAGATAAGACTAAAGACCCACATATTATGACAACTAATCTTCATGCGGACGGCTCTTATGCTAAGGAGTTATGGGTTGCTGCTCCTGGATCTGCTGTAGGACCAGATAGAATGAGTCACGCACTTGTTGATGAAGGACTACACTTTCCATTTATGAATGGAAAAACTGTCTTTGTTCATGCTGTGAAGCGCATGGCAGAAACTTTGATGTTATCTTGTAAAGAAATGGGTGTGGGAATCGAAGATGTTGATCTCTTCCTATTTCATCAAGCAAATTTGAGAATTAATTCCAAGGTTGCGGAAGTTTTAAAAATCCCTGAAGATAAAATTTTCAATACAATTCAAAAGTATGGAAATACAACGGCCGCGACAATACCTCTGGGGATGCACGATGCTATTAAGGCCAATAAGTTAAAGAAGGGAATGCTAGTTGCTAGTGCTGCTTTTGGAAGTGGTTTTACTTGGGCATCTGGGCTTTGGCGATACTAG
- a CDS encoding aldo/keto reductase: MKFKKLGRTDLDVSLICMGTMTYGEQNTQDEAFELLDYAFDQGVNFYDTAEMYPIPPKPRTVHRTEEILGNWETFQKQRDKIIMASKVVGPGEYMKHIRNGPRLTRDHIIQALEGSLERLKTDYIDLYQLHWPDRNTNYFGKKDYIHNSDEDMVPLEETLEALTRLKESGKIREIGVSNETSWGLMKYLSLSEREGFSRMQTIQNPYNLLNRTYEINLAEVGHREDVGLLAYSPLGFGVLSGKYLNGNFPENARITKWPHYSRYSSPEAVKATQMYLDIAKSLDTSLATLSLAFVNSRPFLASNIIGATNLEQLKENIDSIHFEMNDEILDKINQVHKIHSNPAP; this comes from the coding sequence ATGAAATTTAAGAAACTTGGTCGCACAGATTTAGATGTTAGTTTAATTTGCATGGGCACTATGACTTATGGAGAGCAGAATACTCAAGACGAGGCTTTTGAACTCTTAGACTACGCCTTTGACCAAGGAGTAAATTTCTACGATACAGCTGAGATGTATCCCATTCCACCTAAACCGCGCACAGTACACAGAACTGAAGAGATTCTTGGAAACTGGGAAACTTTTCAAAAGCAAAGAGATAAAATCATTATGGCCTCGAAAGTTGTGGGTCCAGGTGAGTACATGAAGCATATAAGAAATGGTCCAAGATTAACTAGGGATCATATCATTCAAGCTTTAGAAGGTTCTCTAGAAAGATTGAAGACAGATTATATCGATCTCTATCAACTGCACTGGCCAGATAGAAATACAAATTACTTTGGAAAGAAAGACTATATTCACAATAGTGATGAAGATATGGTTCCTCTAGAGGAAACTCTAGAAGCACTTACAAGATTAAAGGAAAGTGGAAAGATTCGTGAGATTGGAGTGTCGAATGAGACTTCTTGGGGTCTGATGAAGTATCTCTCTCTAAGTGAAAGAGAGGGATTTTCGAGAATGCAAACGATCCAAAATCCTTATAATCTTCTCAATAGAACATACGAGATAAATTTAGCTGAAGTTGGTCATAGAGAAGATGTTGGTCTACTCGCTTACTCTCCTCTTGGCTTTGGAGTCTTGAGTGGAAAGTATTTAAATGGCAATTTTCCAGAAAATGCTCGTATTACAAAATGGCCTCACTACTCTAGGTACTCAAGTCCCGAAGCAGTTAAGGCCACGCAAATGTACTTAGATATTGCGAAGTCTTTAGATACTTCTCTGGCAACACTATCACTGGCCTTTGTAAATTCTAGACCATTCCTTGCTTCCAATATCATTGGAGCAACTAATCTAGAGCAATTAAAAGAAAATATAGACTCTATTCATTTTGAAATGAATGATGAAATTCTTGATAAAATAAATCAAGTACATAAAATTCACTCTAACCCTGCACCATAA
- a CDS encoding VC0807 family protein, translated as MNTQTAPNKKQENSFLNITLNVIIPSVILTKFSSDEHLGQVYSLILALSFPIGYGIYDYLKQGKINFFSGLGLFSVIMTGGIGLFNLNRDWMVAKETGIPLLMGIAVIISQFTSKPLVKTFLGQMINLELINESFAKNGHSGLFAKNLKIASFCLGGTFFISALLNYILAIKILVGEPGTVEFNESLGKMTALSFPVISVPMVIMVGLIITYLIMTIKKNTDLEIESILKQ; from the coding sequence ATGAATACGCAAACAGCTCCAAATAAGAAGCAAGAGAACTCATTTTTAAATATTACACTTAATGTAATTATCCCTTCAGTTATCTTAACAAAATTCAGTTCAGACGAGCATTTGGGTCAGGTATACAGTCTAATTCTCGCACTTAGTTTTCCGATTGGGTACGGAATCTATGACTACCTAAAGCAGGGAAAAATAAATTTCTTCTCTGGTCTAGGTCTCTTTTCAGTCATTATGACTGGTGGAATTGGATTATTTAATTTGAATAGAGATTGGATGGTGGCCAAAGAAACAGGTATCCCTCTACTTATGGGTATCGCAGTTATAATCAGCCAATTTACCAGTAAGCCTCTTGTTAAGACCTTTCTAGGGCAGATGATTAACCTAGAGTTAATTAATGAATCATTTGCCAAGAATGGGCACTCTGGACTCTTTGCTAAGAACTTAAAGATTGCTTCTTTCTGCTTGGGAGGAACGTTCTTTATCTCTGCTCTACTCAATTATATCTTGGCCATTAAGATTTTAGTTGGAGAACCAGGAACTGTTGAGTTCAATGAGAGTTTAGGAAAGATGACGGCACTTAGCTTTCCTGTCATATCAGTTCCAATGGTTATTATGGTTGGTCTTATTATCACTTACCTAATCATGACGATAAAGAAAAATACTGACTTAGAAATTGAATCTATATTAAAGCAATAG
- a CDS encoding S8 family peptidase, whose translation MKKVILSCALALSVSAAAQDFNGYIVKFKQGSNLLEQKSFKSLGKVEKLNFSFGQFAKLSEVNLSNKAMSDLANNPEIEYIEPNWIIKVDPVDSSKEELDPKYAQQWGLKNTGRNSGGWFSSGKAGEDVNAEKAWEITKGSKDIVVAVIDTGIDFRHPDLKDQMWTNEAELNGIEGVDDDGNGYVDDIYGYDFANQDGNPTDGHSHGTHCAGVIGASHNSIGVMGVMANVKLMGIKFLTDSGSGETVNAIKSIEYAVKNGAHITSNSWGGGEKSEALKEAIKAAYDAGTMFVAAAGNSRSNNDTRPTYPASYDVEGLITVGAMDGKGNRSSFSNYGKTSVHVFAPGSNILSTVKNGGYKKMSGTSMATPFVSGVLGLLLANEPGITIDQAKERLMESTILNSSLSDYAAAGRVDAYRMLRNERN comes from the coding sequence ATGAAAAAAGTAATTTTATCATGTGCTCTCGCACTATCTGTAAGCGCTGCCGCTCAAGACTTCAATGGATATATTGTAAAGTTTAAGCAAGGTTCAAACCTTCTAGAACAAAAATCTTTTAAGTCATTAGGAAAGGTAGAGAAATTAAACTTCTCTTTTGGTCAATTCGCTAAATTAAGTGAAGTTAATCTTTCAAATAAGGCAATGTCTGATTTAGCTAATAATCCAGAGATTGAATATATTGAGCCAAATTGGATTATCAAAGTTGATCCAGTTGATAGCTCTAAAGAAGAGTTAGATCCTAAGTACGCACAGCAGTGGGGACTTAAGAATACAGGTAGAAACTCTGGTGGTTGGTTCTCTAGTGGAAAGGCCGGAGAAGATGTTAACGCTGAGAAAGCTTGGGAAATTACTAAAGGTAGTAAAGATATTGTTGTTGCAGTTATCGATACTGGAATTGACTTCAGACACCCTGATTTAAAAGATCAAATGTGGACAAATGAAGCTGAACTAAATGGTATTGAAGGCGTTGATGACGATGGTAATGGATACGTTGACGATATCTATGGTTACGACTTCGCTAACCAAGATGGTAACCCAACAGATGGTCACTCTCACGGTACTCACTGTGCAGGTGTAATTGGTGCTTCTCACAACTCAATTGGTGTTATGGGTGTAATGGCCAATGTTAAGCTAATGGGAATTAAATTCTTAACTGATAGCGGTTCTGGTGAAACAGTAAATGCTATTAAGTCTATAGAGTACGCTGTAAAAAATGGAGCTCACATTACTTCAAACTCTTGGGGTGGTGGAGAAAAGTCTGAAGCATTAAAGGAAGCGATCAAAGCTGCTTACGATGCAGGAACAATGTTTGTAGCAGCTGCTGGTAACTCTAGATCTAATAATGACACTAGACCAACTTACCCTGCATCTTACGATGTTGAGGGATTAATTACTGTTGGAGCTATGGACGGTAAAGGAAATAGATCAAGCTTCTCTAACTACGGTAAGACAAGTGTTCATGTATTTGCTCCAGGTTCAAATATCCTTTCAACTGTAAAGAACGGTGGATATAAGAAAATGTCAGGAACTTCTATGGCAACTCCTTTTGTATCAGGTGTTCTAGGACTTCTTCTAGCGAATGAGCCAGGAATTACAATTGATCAAGCAAAAGAGAGATTAATGGAATCAACAATTCTAAATAGCTCTCTATCTGATTATGCAGCTGCTGGAAGAGTAGATGCTTATAGAATGCTAAGAAACGAAAGAAATTAA